The following proteins come from a genomic window of Nostoc sp. ATCC 53789:
- a CDS encoding ketoacyl-ACP synthase III family protein, whose product MTHLPVGIRSLALSLPSIRRTNDYYIEKYPELVAQAEQKGFAKLFSLSESISSNEFDQEMLRYLSDPFRGTVERWMLGSGESSLTLEYQAAIDALHAAKLSPDDVELMIVASVWPEQIGFGNAAFLASQLGLQGAAWNLDATCGSTPVALQTACALVKAGEYRNVLVVISCTYSRFFDEDDTFPWFTSDGAGAFVIGSLEPNQGILGTKTVHTAALNEVLFAQIIKDKQNNPQVRMQVGKGGNALGETAGEFLRKCCKGAVAAAGVTLEQIDFFLFNTPTAWVASFCTRILGIDPECTLNLYPQYANLGPVLTVANLYHAAQLGKIRENDLVLIYGSGCSGAAAANVMRWGNVALGSDPIKQSNSIGKDAGDRNLVSC is encoded by the coding sequence ATGACGCATCTTCCAGTCGGTATTCGTTCGCTTGCTTTGAGCCTTCCAAGTATCAGACGCACAAATGATTATTACATAGAAAAATATCCTGAGTTAGTCGCTCAAGCCGAGCAAAAAGGTTTTGCAAAGTTATTTTCGCTTAGTGAGTCTATTTCCAGTAACGAGTTTGACCAAGAAATGTTGCGCTATCTGTCAGATCCATTTCGTGGCACTGTTGAGCGATGGATGCTTGGATCTGGTGAGTCTTCTTTAACGCTGGAGTATCAGGCTGCAATAGATGCTCTCCATGCCGCAAAGCTCTCTCCTGACGACGTTGAATTGATGATTGTTGCCTCAGTGTGGCCTGAACAAATTGGATTTGGCAATGCTGCTTTCCTAGCCAGTCAACTAGGTCTCCAGGGTGCTGCTTGGAATCTTGATGCGACCTGTGGAAGTACTCCGGTTGCCCTTCAAACTGCCTGTGCCTTAGTTAAAGCAGGAGAGTACCGCAATGTACTGGTGGTTATTTCATGTACCTACTCTCGCTTTTTCGATGAGGATGATACATTTCCCTGGTTTACTAGCGACGGTGCTGGAGCTTTCGTAATTGGCTCATTAGAACCGAACCAGGGAATCCTTGGTACAAAGACTGTTCATACTGCTGCATTAAATGAAGTTCTCTTTGCTCAAATTATCAAGGACAAGCAAAATAATCCGCAAGTCCGTATGCAAGTGGGCAAGGGTGGGAATGCTCTTGGTGAAACAGCTGGGGAGTTTCTGCGTAAATGTTGTAAGGGTGCTGTTGCTGCTGCTGGTGTAACTCTTGAGCAAATTGACTTTTTTCTTTTCAATACACCTACAGCTTGGGTTGCAAGTTTCTGCACGCGCATATTAGGTATAGATCCAGAATGTACACTCAACCTCTATCCGCAGTATGCAAACCTTGGACCAGTACTCACTGTGGCAAATTTGTACCACGCTGCACAGTTGGGCAAAATTCGCGAAAATGACCTAGTTCTAATTTATGGTTCCGGCTGTTCGGGTGCTGCTGCTGCAAATGTAATGCGTTGGGGCAATGTGGCACTAGGTTCTGACCCTATCAAGCAATCTAACTCAATAGGAAAAGATGCCGGAGATAGAAACCTAGTTTCTTGTTAA
- a CDS encoding IS630 family transposase codes for MSAPLRVRLTDLEDLTLLELRSATTVPQRTRERAHIIRLNAQGWNVPAIAKIFECHEHTVRATLRRWENKGLGGLWETSGRGAKCKWLEADLAYLEDCLEVEPRTYNSLQLSEKLAQDRNVQLSPSRLRRLLKKKWKWKRTRHTHKRKQDPEKRRIKQADLDTLKQAAVEGYVELKYLDESGCCRWSPVSYSYSRIGSQKQMAQVGSRGGRISILGLWQPQVSFEYALVQGGFKTKRYIEVMDWVAAKAQNTLVETGRISVIVHDNGSLHTSKKAKQKWLEWQEKGLFVFFLPPYCSEMNRIEEEWHQLKTHEIAGQMFDNNYDLAMAIIDGMEARSVKGEYALERLIFNCA; via the coding sequence ATGTCTGCTCCATTGCGAGTTAGATTAACAGATTTAGAAGATTTGACGCTTTTGGAGTTACGGTCAGCGACAACAGTTCCTCAACGGACACGAGAGCGTGCCCACATAATTCGATTAAATGCCCAAGGATGGAATGTACCAGCGATAGCTAAAATTTTTGAGTGTCACGAACATACGGTACGAGCAACACTGAGGCGTTGGGAAAATAAGGGTTTGGGAGGACTGTGGGAAACTTCCGGGCGAGGAGCAAAGTGCAAATGGCTTGAGGCAGACTTAGCATATTTAGAGGATTGCTTAGAGGTAGAGCCCCGTACTTATAACAGTTTGCAGTTATCAGAAAAATTGGCTCAAGATAGAAATGTGCAATTGAGTCCGTCTCGTTTGCGACGTTTGCTCAAAAAAAAGTGGAAATGGAAACGCACCCGCCATACTCATAAGAGAAAACAAGACCCAGAAAAACGACGAATTAAGCAAGCAGACCTAGATACCTTAAAGCAAGCGGCAGTAGAGGGTTATGTCGAGCTTAAGTATCTTGATGAGTCTGGGTGTTGTCGTTGGAGTCCCGTTAGCTATAGTTACAGTCGTATCGGTAGCCAAAAACAAATGGCACAAGTTGGTAGCCGTGGTGGTCGCATTAGTATTTTGGGTTTATGGCAACCCCAAGTCAGTTTTGAATATGCCTTGGTTCAAGGTGGGTTCAAAACAAAACGCTACATCGAGGTTATGGATTGGGTTGCAGCTAAGGCACAAAACACTTTAGTTGAAACTGGTCGCATCAGTGTTATTGTTCACGATAATGGTTCCTTACATACCAGTAAGAAAGCAAAACAAAAATGGCTTGAGTGGCAGGAAAAAGGATTATTCGTTTTCTTTTTACCACCTTATTGTTCCGAAATGAATCGGATAGAGGAAGAGTGGCATCAACTAAAAACTCATGAAATTGCTGGACAAATGTTTGACAATAACTACGATTTGGCTATGGCAATTATTGATGGCATGGAAGCTAGAAGCGTAAAGGGG
- a CDS encoding serine/threonine-protein kinase encodes MLGQLLDGRYQVLQVLGGGGFGQTYIAQDTHRPGFPKCVVKHLKPVTRSPEFLETARRLFTSEAETLEQLGNHDQIPRLLAYFEDNQEFFLVQEFIEGHTLKAELLPNQLWTEDQVIQLLQQMLGILQFIHSHNVIHRDIKPDNIIRRQKDGKLVLIDFGAVKQVQTQLLTVSGGTGATIIIGTPGYMSTEQGQGKPRSNSDIYSLGIIGIQSLTGLHPINFEEDPDTGEISWQHQANVSSELASVLSKMVLHHFKQRYQSAAEVLQVLNHLDSKVAVQSLQSASFRQLSQASLSQQNSIGYPPASILSTENYSRLEKILLEFVGPVASRLLQQVAALAPNCEELINQLALHLRVNQQIDFKKKTIFLLEKPTLLQEFTVKSEIQSNNLPSQESQVISDSFVHQCERELADLIGPIAKFLVQKAVKSSGQISRAEFVQLLASQIPDSEKALKFRQRLLS; translated from the coding sequence ATGTTAGGACAATTATTAGACGGACGTTACCAAGTCCTCCAAGTCTTAGGGGGAGGTGGATTCGGTCAAACCTATATAGCTCAAGATACCCATCGGCCAGGTTTCCCGAAATGCGTTGTCAAACACCTTAAGCCTGTTACTCGTAGCCCCGAATTTCTCGAAACTGCTAGACGGCTATTTACCAGTGAGGCAGAAACACTAGAACAACTGGGCAACCATGACCAAATCCCTCGGCTTTTAGCTTATTTTGAAGATAACCAAGAGTTCTTTTTGGTGCAAGAGTTTATTGAGGGGCATACTCTAAAAGCAGAACTTTTACCGAATCAACTTTGGACAGAAGATCAAGTAATTCAACTTCTGCAACAGATGTTGGGTATTCTGCAATTTATTCACAGCCACAACGTTATCCATCGAGATATCAAACCAGACAATATAATCAGGCGGCAAAAAGACGGTAAGTTAGTGCTGATTGACTTTGGTGCAGTTAAACAAGTCCAAACTCAACTGCTTACAGTTTCAGGGGGCACGGGGGCTACTATTATCATTGGCACCCCAGGATATATGTCTACAGAACAGGGTCAAGGTAAGCCCCGTTCTAACAGCGATATTTATTCTTTGGGTATTATTGGTATCCAATCGCTGACGGGGTTACATCCTATCAACTTTGAGGAAGATCCAGATACTGGTGAAATTTCTTGGCAACATCAGGCTAATGTCAGTTCTGAGTTGGCATCTGTGCTATCTAAAATGGTGCTACATCACTTTAAACAGCGCTATCAATCTGCGGCTGAAGTTTTACAGGTACTTAACCATCTTGATAGTAAAGTAGCAGTGCAATCACTTCAATCAGCATCTTTTAGACAATTATCTCAAGCTTCGCTTTCTCAACAAAACTCAATTGGATATCCGCCTGCTTCCATCCTGTCTACGGAAAATTATAGCCGCTTAGAAAAAATTCTTTTGGAATTTGTCGGCCCCGTTGCCTCAAGATTACTCCAACAAGTTGCGGCATTAGCACCCAACTGCGAAGAATTAATTAATCAATTAGCCCTTCATCTTCGAGTAAATCAACAAATTGATTTTAAGAAGAAAACAATATTTCTACTAGAGAAGCCTACTCTACTACAGGAATTTACTGTTAAATCTGAAATTCAGTCCAATAATTTACCAAGCCAAGAATCTCAAGTAATCAGCGATAGCTTTGTGCATCAGTGTGAGCGGGAATTGGCTGATTTAATAGGCCCAATAGCTAAGTTTCTAGTCCAAAAAGCTGTTAAGTCATCTGGGCAAATTTCTCGTGCAGAATTTGTGCAACTTTTAGCATCACAAATTCCCGATAGTGAAAAAGCTTTGAAATTTCGGCAGCGCTTACTTTCTTAA
- a CDS encoding ScyA-related TPP-binding enzyme: protein MHLKFQDTQANTTEQLNSTEQQSHSKPSRPSSVAEAVVKMLGDMGVEYAFGVSGGAIAPVWAALHQSSLQVLHFRHEAGAAFAAIEAHFASDRPVVVFTTTGPGITNALTGLLAARWECAKVIFVSASTSASQRGRWACQETSTYTMPSADIFTSGTIFHYATTLESSDELPEVARKLALGLAQPGGFVAHISIPTNIQTSSVKTSLPQVTLSQAVATTSEETIAKCVRLLSDGPFAIWVGFGARGAAKEIRQLAERTGAAVMCSPRAKGIFPEDHPQFVGVTGFGGHESVLTYMREQRPKRVLVLGTRLGEFTSFWNPEMIPRHGFLHVDIDPKVPGTAYPSAETFAIQSDVAIFLKNLLKNFLESTGRSRTIMLPRFKCDLIKPRVDGLVRPELLMNVIQQVIVDGSDALVMAESGNSFAWVIHLLRFTTPSRYRISNGFGSMGHFVTGVVGGALARNGKAVAIVGDGAMLMNSEVNTAVKYQVPAVWIILNDGRYNICEQGIAYLGFKNVDATIPQADFVKIAQGMGADGIRVEREADVQVALEKAIAAKGPFVVDVIIDPTQIAPTQSRNLSLILQGATNY from the coding sequence ATGCATCTTAAATTTCAGGACACACAAGCGAATACCACTGAACAATTAAACTCCACTGAACAGCAATCTCACAGTAAGCCATCTAGACCTTCTTCGGTAGCAGAGGCAGTGGTTAAAATGCTAGGAGATATGGGAGTAGAGTATGCCTTTGGTGTTTCGGGAGGTGCGATCGCCCCAGTGTGGGCTGCATTACATCAAAGTTCCCTCCAGGTGCTGCACTTTCGCCACGAAGCTGGAGCAGCTTTTGCGGCCATTGAGGCGCACTTTGCTAGCGATCGCCCAGTTGTGGTATTCACTACTACCGGGCCAGGGATCACCAATGCTTTGACAGGGCTGTTGGCTGCCCGTTGGGAGTGTGCTAAGGTGATTTTCGTGTCAGCTTCAACCTCAGCATCACAGCGTGGCCGGTGGGCTTGCCAAGAAACTAGCACCTACACAATGCCCAGTGCAGATATTTTTACTTCGGGGACAATATTCCATTATGCGACAACCCTCGAATCCAGCGATGAACTTCCAGAGGTTGCTCGAAAGCTTGCTCTCGGTCTAGCACAACCGGGAGGATTTGTAGCTCATATCAGTATTCCGACAAACATCCAGACAAGTTCAGTAAAAACATCTTTGCCACAAGTAACTCTGTCTCAGGCTGTGGCAACAACAAGCGAGGAGACAATCGCAAAATGTGTCCGGTTACTATCTGACGGGCCGTTTGCAATCTGGGTGGGCTTTGGGGCACGGGGTGCTGCAAAAGAGATTCGCCAGCTTGCTGAGAGAACAGGGGCTGCGGTAATGTGTTCACCACGGGCCAAAGGTATTTTTCCTGAAGATCATCCTCAGTTTGTAGGCGTTACCGGCTTCGGTGGGCATGAGTCGGTTTTAACGTACATGAGGGAGCAACGTCCAAAACGTGTGCTGGTGCTGGGAACACGTCTTGGTGAGTTTACCTCATTCTGGAACCCTGAGATGATTCCCAGACACGGCTTTTTGCATGTTGACATCGACCCAAAGGTTCCAGGAACTGCATATCCATCTGCCGAGACTTTTGCCATCCAGTCCGACGTAGCAATATTCCTAAAGAACCTGCTGAAGAACTTCCTAGAAAGTACTGGTCGCTCAAGGACAATAATGCTGCCTCGATTTAAATGCGATCTCATCAAGCCACGTGTGGACGGTCTAGTACGACCGGAACTGCTTATGAATGTAATTCAACAAGTGATTGTTGATGGAAGCGATGCATTAGTAATGGCAGAGTCAGGTAACTCGTTTGCTTGGGTAATTCATCTGCTGCGATTTACCACACCAAGTCGTTATCGAATTAGCAACGGATTTGGTTCTATGGGGCATTTTGTCACAGGTGTAGTAGGTGGTGCTTTAGCACGGAATGGCAAAGCTGTTGCTATTGTCGGAGATGGTGCCATGCTGATGAACAGCGAAGTAAACACGGCTGTAAAATATCAAGTTCCTGCGGTCTGGATTATACTCAACGATGGGCGCTACAACATCTGCGAACAGGGAATAGCATATCTAGGATTCAAGAACGTAGATGCAACAATTCCGCAGGCAGATTTCGTAAAGATTGCTCAGGGGATGGGAGCAGATGGTATTCGGGTAGAAAGGGAAGCTGACGTTCAAGTAGCACTAGAAAAAGCGATCGCGGCGAAGGGCCCATTTGTGGTTGACGTAATCATCGACCCCACCCAAATAGCACCCACTCAAAGTCGTAATCTAAGCCTGATTTTACAGGGCGCTACGAATTATTAA
- a CDS encoding SGNH/GDSL hydrolase family protein translates to MSQKSTVQSKILTVGIFLLSIIFPLKVSAQNYDEIYIFGDSLSDTGNVFNITKGAIPPSQTYYNGRFSNGPVWVEYLASDLGLTFNPKTNFAYGGATTGSKNIGISGLPGLQQQINSFTSANPSVNPNALYIIWAGLNDYVDNFFVNIPDSTPSVTQVINQAVYNLSASLTSLAAVGAKNIMVVNLPDLGKFPVAGNNNQVTALLSTSINIHNSSLATNLNFLSHQLSPDINIIPLDVNSLVNRIIADPGEFSFTNVTESCIGNLSVIPINISPQPVVCTPDKFLFWDQVHPTTATHQIIGELAFSSLKPASVPEPSVLFGLLTFADLGAVLLLKRR, encoded by the coding sequence ATGTCTCAAAAGTCGACAGTGCAAAGTAAAATTCTTACAGTAGGAATTTTTTTGTTGTCTATCATATTTCCACTCAAAGTCTCGGCACAAAATTATGACGAGATTTATATTTTTGGTGATAGTCTTTCTGATACAGGTAATGTATTCAATATAACGAAAGGAGCTATACCTCCAAGTCAAACGTACTATAATGGACGTTTTTCTAATGGTCCAGTCTGGGTAGAATATCTCGCCTCTGATTTAGGGTTAACATTCAATCCGAAAACTAATTTTGCCTATGGTGGTGCAACCACAGGATCTAAGAATATCGGTATTAGTGGTTTACCAGGATTGCAGCAACAGATTAATAGCTTTACATCGGCAAATCCGTCTGTAAACCCGAATGCTCTTTATATAATTTGGGCTGGTCTGAATGATTATGTAGATAACTTTTTTGTGAATATTCCCGATTCTACCCCATCAGTCACCCAAGTAATTAACCAAGCAGTCTACAACTTATCAGCATCATTGACATCGCTTGCTGCTGTTGGTGCTAAAAATATTATGGTGGTTAACCTGCCAGATTTAGGAAAGTTTCCAGTTGCAGGCAACAATAATCAAGTTACCGCATTACTTAGTACTTCTATCAATATACACAACTCCAGCTTGGCCACAAATCTTAACTTTTTAAGTCACCAACTCAGTCCTGATATCAATATTATTCCTCTTGATGTTAATTCTCTTGTTAATAGAATCATTGCAGATCCTGGAGAATTCAGTTTTACAAATGTGACCGAATCTTGCATTGGAAACTTATCGGTAATCCCTATAAATATTTCTCCGCAGCCAGTTGTCTGTACTCCTGATAAGTTTCTATTCTGGGATCAAGTTCATCCAACGACGGCGACTCATCAGATCATTGGAGAATTAGCATTTTCATCACTTAAACCAGCGTCTGTACCTGAACCTTCTGTTCTATTTGGGCTATTGACATTTGCTGACTTAGGTGCAGTTCTGCTACTGAAACGGAGATAG
- a CDS encoding DUF4278 domain-containing protein codes for MKLYYRGLSYEYNPSKAASKKTEQPFQPVPQLGPAYNLMYRGVNYCVDPNSKSTEVPLSPVAYKLSFRGITYFVNKTAQGDVTVVSQPAINSKVVALPISKQLKLQE; via the coding sequence ATGAAACTTTACTATCGTGGTCTGAGCTACGAATACAACCCAAGCAAAGCTGCCAGCAAAAAAACAGAACAGCCCTTTCAACCAGTTCCTCAACTCGGCCCAGCTTATAATTTAATGTACCGTGGGGTTAATTATTGTGTTGATCCAAATTCAAAATCGACAGAAGTTCCTCTATCACCAGTAGCTTATAAATTAAGCTTTAGGGGAATTACCTACTTTGTAAATAAAACTGCACAGGGAGACGTGACTGTAGTCTCTCAACCAGCAATAAATTCAAAAGTTGTGGCACTGCCGATTTCTAAACAATTAAAACTTCAAGAATAA
- a CDS encoding haloacid dehalogenase type II, whose product MINFNQYKALTFDCYGTLIDWENGILGALKPLLLAHNTDLDDDRILELFAEFEAELEKGDYIKYREVLKRVVEKFGEQFGFEPTVKELNSIADSIQHWLPFPDTVEALKTLKQKFQLVIISNVDDDLFAFSAKYLEVEFDQIITAEQAKSYKPSLNNFRLAIERIDLPLEQILHVAASVYHDIVTAKSLGLSTVWVNRRAEKKGSETTESALSQPDLEVPDLKTLAALSS is encoded by the coding sequence GTGATTAACTTCAATCAGTATAAAGCTTTAACTTTCGATTGTTATGGAACCCTGATTGATTGGGAGAACGGCATCTTAGGAGCGCTCAAGCCACTTTTGCTAGCACACAACACTGATTTAGATGACGATCGAATTCTGGAACTTTTTGCTGAATTTGAAGCAGAACTGGAAAAAGGTGATTATATCAAATATCGAGAAGTTTTGAAGAGAGTAGTCGAGAAATTTGGTGAACAATTTGGCTTTGAGCCAACTGTCAAGGAACTAAATTCAATTGCTGATTCGATTCAGCATTGGCTACCTTTCCCCGATACAGTTGAGGCACTTAAAACCCTCAAGCAAAAGTTTCAACTGGTAATTATCTCCAATGTAGATGACGATCTATTTGCTTTTTCTGCAAAATACTTGGAGGTAGAATTTGACCAAATAATCACAGCAGAACAAGCAAAAAGTTACAAACCCTCCTTAAACAACTTCAGACTGGCTATTGAGAGAATTGATTTGCCGCTAGAGCAGATATTACATGTTGCTGCTAGTGTATATCACGATATCGTTACAGCCAAATCTCTGGGACTATCAACAGTCTGGGTAAACCGTCGAGCAGAGAAAAAAGGATCAGAAACCACAGAATCAGCATTAAGTCAACCTGACTTAGAAGTGCCTGATTTAAAGACTCTTGCTGCTTTGAGTTCATAG
- a CDS encoding murein transglycosylase A: protein MRKTLALLSFSLGVVLVNPLWSAVAQVPNLLPLPIPTTPDLSPVPIPITPEITPPLKPIAIGSDCTLQQRCLGWDDQIWGQTGKTGDRNALLASIDNSLIYLTKGEAIAAYQNYPIKEITLDRVRRSLLRFRQLVVSSKSPAQLQSAVRREFVFYQSVGNDGKGTVKFTAYYEPVYTASRVKTAIYKYPLYRLPTDFSQWPKPHPKRIDLEGKDGLQGNKSKLRGLELLWFRDRLDAYMVHIQGSAQIKLTNGKTTSVGYAGGTDYPWTSIGKELAKDGKLPLNGLTMPRLISYFRQKPQELNNYLPRWERFIFFQETSGRPATGSIHVPVTAERSIATDKSLMPPGALALIYNSFPYPASRGKLERRTVSRFVLDQDTGSAIKGPGRVDYFMGSGKLAGDRAGITGGNGSLYYLLLKE, encoded by the coding sequence ATGAGAAAAACCCTTGCTTTACTTTCCTTCAGTCTGGGAGTTGTCCTTGTAAACCCTCTTTGGTCAGCTGTTGCTCAGGTTCCTAACTTACTGCCCTTGCCAATACCGACTACTCCCGATCTCTCTCCGGTGCCAATACCAATCACTCCAGAGATAACACCGCCGCTAAAACCGATCGCCATAGGAAGCGATTGTACGCTCCAGCAGAGGTGCTTGGGTTGGGATGATCAAATTTGGGGTCAAACAGGTAAAACAGGTGATCGTAATGCGTTGTTGGCTTCCATTGATAACAGTTTGATCTACCTAACAAAGGGTGAAGCGATCGCAGCATATCAAAATTATCCAATCAAGGAGATTACCCTCGATCGCGTCCGCCGGAGTTTGTTACGTTTCCGTCAACTGGTTGTAAGTTCTAAGTCACCAGCCCAATTACAATCTGCTGTCCGCCGTGAGTTTGTCTTTTACCAGTCTGTAGGCAACGATGGCAAGGGTACTGTTAAATTCACTGCTTACTACGAACCTGTTTACACCGCTAGCCGTGTCAAAACTGCAATATATAAGTATCCTCTTTATCGGCTACCAACTGATTTCAGCCAATGGCCGAAACCCCACCCAAAACGAATTGATTTGGAAGGGAAAGATGGTTTACAAGGGAATAAGAGCAAATTGCGCGGTTTAGAACTGCTTTGGTTCCGCGATCGCCTCGACGCATACATGGTACATATCCAAGGTTCTGCTCAAATTAAGTTAACTAATGGCAAAACAACGTCAGTTGGCTATGCAGGTGGAACAGATTACCCCTGGACTAGTATCGGCAAAGAACTAGCCAAAGATGGCAAACTGCCACTAAATGGATTGACAATGCCACGTCTAATTAGTTATTTCCGGCAAAAACCCCAGGAGTTGAACAATTATCTGCCCCGATGGGAACGATTTATTTTCTTCCAAGAAACAAGTGGTAGACCAGCAACTGGTAGTATTCATGTGCCAGTGACAGCAGAACGTTCCATTGCTACAGATAAGTCTCTCATGCCACCGGGAGCGCTAGCTCTGATTTACAATTCATTTCCCTATCCCGCCAGTCGGGGCAAACTAGAGAGGCGTACTGTCAGCCGCTTTGTGCTTGATCAGGATACAGGAAGCGCCATCAAAGGCCCGGGTCGGGTGGATTATTTCATGGGATCTGGTAAACTAGCAGGCGATCGCGCTGGCATCACAGGCGGCAATGGTTCACTATATTATTTGCTGCTCAAAGAATAA
- a CDS encoding DUF5895 domain-containing protein, translated as MKASANFDFEDEKFNAPPSQVIPWCQMINPRYGTDGMQSHGLAIKLDNANAVGFVPDDNWQQVEHEFSSGVETVFISTTPNLVLVRRGPLSVKDRESGLKLGTLKENYDAFLADKLKFKTFTRYLIFIVGENKKFLHESPLQLTLNGAAGASFSKTYCEYQQGKVVSGFVAELEKAYAVYRKQPLTPKGPLFHAHGIFCPIIECEERGIEPNTVLVASTVDYKHPTVGTLTQYLIASDSLESAMICKTFEEYKDFGKEPVKSETPKLAMAGVSNSYVYADEDDFAYPPY; from the coding sequence ATGAAAGCATCTGCTAATTTCGACTTTGAAGACGAGAAATTTAATGCACCGCCTTCTCAAGTCATCCCTTGGTGTCAGATGATTAATCCTCGGTATGGCACAGATGGTATGCAATCCCACGGTTTGGCGATTAAGCTAGATAACGCCAATGCTGTCGGCTTTGTGCCAGATGATAATTGGCAGCAGGTAGAGCATGAATTTAGCTCTGGAGTCGAAACAGTCTTTATTAGCACTACTCCAAACTTGGTTTTAGTGCGTCGAGGGCCATTGTCTGTCAAAGACCGGGAAAGTGGTCTAAAACTGGGTACGCTCAAAGAAAATTATGATGCCTTTTTAGCAGATAAACTTAAATTTAAAACCTTTACTCGCTATCTAATTTTTATAGTGGGTGAGAATAAAAAGTTTTTACACGAATCACCACTACAACTAACTCTTAATGGTGCTGCCGGAGCGAGTTTCAGCAAAACCTACTGCGAATATCAACAAGGTAAAGTAGTTAGTGGATTCGTGGCTGAACTAGAAAAAGCTTATGCTGTTTACCGCAAGCAACCTTTAACGCCAAAAGGCCCTTTGTTCCATGCTCACGGGATTTTTTGCCCGATAATTGAGTGTGAAGAAAGAGGTATTGAACCAAATACTGTTTTAGTCGCTTCAACTGTAGACTACAAACATCCCACGGTAGGGACTTTAACACAATATTTAATTGCTTCGGATTCTCTAGAGTCTGCAATGATTTGCAAGACTTTTGAAGAATACAAAGATTTTGGGAAGGAACCTGTAAAATCAGAAACGCCTAAATTGGCAATGGCAGGAGTTTCTAACTCTTATGTTTATGCCGATGAAGATGATTTTGCTTATCCGCCGTATTAA